A stretch of Haloplasma contractile SSD-17B DNA encodes these proteins:
- a CDS encoding small, acid-soluble spore protein, alpha/beta type: MDQNKYNEQMKKVKEINERRQKLTREMDQMKHEISEELIIKKNNMYNQNRKAITYAGNVGGTMTKRLVQMGQEIALRNDNSHSR, encoded by the coding sequence ATGGATCAAAACAAATACAATGAACAAATGAAAAAAGTAAAAGAAATCAATGAGAGAAGACAGAAATTAACGAGAGAAATGGATCAAATGAAACACGAAATTAGTGAAGAATTAATTATTAAAAAGAATAACATGTATAACCAGAATCGAAAAGCAATTACTTATGCAGGCAACGTAGGAGGCACGATGACTAAGCGACTCGTTCAGATGGGACAGGAAATAGCTTTAAGAAATGATAATAGTCATTCAAGGTAA
- a CDS encoding ABC transporter ATP-binding protein — protein sequence MLRISDISKTFVTGCSHKTIFDQLSLTVAKGDFITIIGSNGAGKSTLLNLIDGNTYSDSGSILLGKNDITHVKAYKRAKKISRVFQDPALGTSPNMTVIENLSMADHKHKAFRLKCGVEKKKIEFYKLKLKDLGLGLEHQLDTKVKLLSGGQRQALALIMATLVKPQLLLLDEHTAALDPKTSQKILELTSEIVEKHRIPTLMVTHNMNDALSYGNRLIMLDQGDIIIDVKESEKTSLTPEVLIEQFKQNRNSISDRLLFN from the coding sequence ATGTTAAGGATTTCAGATATAAGCAAAACATTTGTGACTGGATGCAGTCACAAAACGATTTTCGATCAGTTGTCATTGACAGTTGCAAAAGGGGACTTTATAACGATTATTGGTAGTAATGGTGCAGGAAAGTCAACACTATTAAATCTAATTGATGGGAATACATATAGTGACAGTGGTTCTATTTTACTAGGAAAAAATGATATCACTCATGTAAAAGCTTATAAACGAGCTAAGAAAATAAGTCGTGTATTTCAAGATCCAGCACTTGGAACCTCACCAAATATGACTGTCATTGAAAACCTATCTATGGCAGATCATAAACATAAAGCATTTCGATTAAAATGTGGAGTTGAAAAGAAAAAAATAGAGTTTTATAAACTAAAATTAAAGGATCTCGGATTAGGTTTAGAACATCAATTGGATACTAAGGTAAAATTATTATCAGGTGGTCAGCGTCAAGCTTTAGCATTAATAATGGCTACATTAGTTAAACCTCAGTTGTTATTACTTGATGAACATACTGCTGCACTAGACCCTAAGACATCACAAAAAATTCTAGAATTGACATCAGAGATTGTTGAGAAGCACCGAATTCCTACATTGATGGTTACACATAATATGAATGATGCGTTATCATATGGGAATCGTCTAATTATGCTCGATCAGGGAGACATTATAATAGATGTCAAAGAAAGTGAAAAAACAAGTCTAACACCCGAAGTATTAATTGAACAGTTTAAACAGAATCGAAATTCGATCAGTGATCGTTTGCTCTTTAACTAA
- a CDS encoding HutP family protein yields MNETSKAIAKAAIEVAMTESRQEEQKKIAEQKENGIKAVAIDIGGNLLESIPKVIERSIVASRRTDVIKESHVYDGAVAGAAREAIMQVATKATGLNVGGKIGVARSGEHLSVCIFMSIGLLHLNEVAIGLAHRSIPEH; encoded by the coding sequence ATGAACGAAACAAGTAAAGCAATTGCAAAAGCTGCAATTGAAGTAGCAATGACAGAAAGTAGACAGGAAGAACAGAAGAAAATAGCGGAACAAAAAGAAAATGGAATCAAAGCAGTAGCGATTGATATTGGTGGTAATTTATTAGAATCAATACCAAAAGTGATCGAACGCTCAATTGTTGCTTCTAGAAGAACAGATGTAATTAAAGAAAGTCATGTATATGATGGTGCAGTAGCAGGTGCAGCTAGGGAAGCAATTATGCAGGTTGCAACAAAAGCAACTGGACTTAATGTTGGTGGGAAGATTGGTGTTGCTAGAAGTGGTGAACATCTTAGTGTTTGTATATTTATGAGCATTGGTTTACTCCATCTCAATGAGGTTGCGATTGGTTTAGCTCATCGTTCAATTCCTGAACATTAA
- a CDS encoding small, acid-soluble spore protein, alpha/beta type: MARDFENEKRIQDGMNQMKKQVSTEFGMEEKPILNGGERTSKSIGEEAGPVGGEITKRLIEIAQNELSKNYNNK, encoded by the coding sequence TTGGCTAGAGACTTTGAAAATGAAAAGCGAATCCAGGATGGAATGAATCAAATGAAAAAGCAAGTGTCTACTGAATTTGGTATGGAAGAAAAACCGATATTAAATGGTGGCGAACGCACATCAAAATCTATAGGTGAAGAAGCTGGTCCTGTAGGTGGAGAAATTACAAAACGGTTAATAGAAATCGCTCAAAATGAATTGAGTAAGAACTATAATAATAAGTAA
- a CDS encoding dicarboxylate/amino acid:cation symporter, with amino-acid sequence MNIILFTLWALLFVVSLFILRTLKTKFRISFSVRVFIAMIAGGLFGFLAYKTIGSGETLSNLRSYLFVFVGYGFIDLLKMIIIPLVPTSIIVSFLQINDQKLLKKIGFRTLGLFFITASVASLIGVLVASVMNLGSGMDLTAAAEPSKSSTVAELFKQFRGFIPSNPIANAAEMKLVPIIVFSLFVAVAASIEQGRDASKLKAFKEFMQSFYTVVIRITKIVLKLTPYGVFALSAFWLSNAGGIEAIPELGLFVLAIIIASLLHVTLTYGFGFTVLVNKLNPIKFFKAASPASILAFTSRSSAGTLTVTIQTIKERLKVSDRVANFVAPIGAVMNMDACGGIYPAVVAIFAANAFNIDLSITQYIIIVFVSILASLGTAGVPMGATIFTTIALSAAGLPVEAIGLVVGVDFIVDMFRTSVNVTGDMVVATTVGKSIGEFDEEAFNSATI; translated from the coding sequence ATGAATATTATTTTATTTACGTTATGGGCTTTACTATTTGTTGTTTCATTATTTATTTTACGTACACTGAAAACAAAGTTTAGAATTAGTTTCTCAGTTCGAGTATTTATTGCTATGATTGCAGGTGGGTTATTCGGATTCTTAGCATATAAGACGATTGGATCTGGTGAAACATTGTCTAACTTACGATCATACTTATTTGTTTTTGTTGGTTATGGATTTATTGATTTATTAAAAATGATCATCATTCCATTAGTTCCGACAAGTATTATTGTCAGTTTCTTACAAATTAATGATCAAAAGTTACTTAAAAAAATTGGGTTCAGAACATTAGGATTATTCTTCATTACTGCCTCTGTAGCTAGTTTAATAGGTGTACTAGTTGCATCAGTTATGAATTTAGGATCTGGAATGGACCTAACAGCTGCGGCTGAACCATCTAAAAGTTCAACAGTTGCTGAACTATTCAAACAGTTTAGAGGATTTATACCAAGTAATCCTATTGCAAATGCTGCGGAAATGAAATTAGTACCAATTATAGTATTTTCTTTATTTGTTGCAGTAGCAGCTTCAATTGAACAAGGTCGTGATGCTTCGAAACTGAAAGCATTTAAAGAATTTATGCAATCATTCTATACAGTTGTAATACGAATTACAAAAATTGTCTTAAAACTTACTCCATACGGTGTATTTGCATTATCAGCATTCTGGTTATCAAATGCAGGTGGTATAGAAGCAATTCCTGAATTAGGATTATTCGTATTAGCGATCATAATCGCTAGTTTATTACATGTAACCTTAACATATGGATTTGGATTTACCGTATTAGTCAATAAATTAAATCCTATAAAATTTTTCAAAGCAGCTTCACCTGCATCAATACTAGCGTTCACATCACGTAGTAGTGCAGGTACATTAACTGTAACAATTCAAACAATTAAAGAGCGTTTGAAAGTAAGCGATCGAGTTGCTAACTTCGTAGCTCCAATTGGAGCAGTTATGAATATGGATGCTTGTGGTGGTATTTACCCAGCAGTAGTAGCAATTTTTGCAGCAAATGCGTTTAATATTGATCTAAGTATTACTCAATATATTATAATTGTATTCGTTTCAATTCTAGCATCACTTGGTACTGCAGGTGTACCAATGGGAGCAACAATCTTTACAACAATTGCATTATCAGCTGCAGGATTACCGGTTGAAGCAATTGGTTTAGTAGTAGGTGTTGACTTTATCGTTGATATGTTTAGAACTAGTGTAAACGTAACTGGAGATATGGTTGTTGCCACAACAGTTGGTAAATCAATTGGTGAATTTGATGAAGAGGCGTTTAATAGCGCTACAATATAG
- a CDS encoding amino acid ABC transporter ATP-binding protein codes for MVLKVNNLSKTIKQNRILNNVSFEINEGEIVTLLGPSGAGKTTTLRCISGLERCDSGDIVIKNRYLVKGNDETEPVHAKNDELKKIRKDIGLVFQHFNLFPHKSVLENIILSPIHVYGMKKESAIEKAIQILKSLGLEEKKDNFPYELSGGQKQRVAIARALILEPKIICFDEPTSALDPALSNEVANILKSLVKKGLSVLIITHDMEFAKISNRILMMRDGSIEKTLTPEEYFNL; via the coding sequence ATGGTACTAAAAGTAAATAATTTATCAAAGACAATTAAACAAAACCGGATTTTGAATAATGTTTCGTTTGAAATCAACGAAGGTGAAATCGTCACGCTACTAGGACCTTCAGGTGCAGGAAAGACAACGACACTTCGTTGTATAAGTGGACTTGAACGCTGTGATAGTGGTGATATTGTTATTAAGAATCGATACCTTGTAAAAGGTAATGATGAGACAGAACCAGTCCATGCAAAAAATGATGAACTAAAAAAAATACGTAAAGATATTGGGCTTGTATTTCAACACTTCAATCTATTTCCGCATAAAAGTGTACTAGAGAATATTATTCTTTCGCCTATACATGTATATGGAATGAAAAAAGAAAGTGCTATAGAAAAGGCAATTCAAATTTTAAAAAGCCTTGGTTTAGAGGAAAAGAAGGATAATTTTCCTTATGAATTATCGGGAGGACAAAAACAGCGTGTTGCAATTGCTAGAGCTTTAATTTTAGAACCGAAGATTATTTGTTTTGACGAGCCGACTTCAGCACTCGATCCTGCATTAAGTAATGAAGTAGCTAATATTCTAAAATCACTTGTTAAGAAAGGGTTAAGTGTATTAATCATTACTCATGATATGGAATTTGCGAAGATTTCGAACCGAATTCTAATGATGCGCGACGGAAGTATAGAAAAAACGTTAACACCTGAGGAATATTTTAATCTATAG
- a CDS encoding amino acid ABC transporter permease produces the protein MSSLQADSSFNELLHYINKFIPAALDGLYTTFIIFIITLLISIPLGIIVALCRLSTFKPLSKFTELYIWVMRGTPLLLQLIFVYFGLPELGIKFNRLTAALFAFSLNYAAYFAEIFRAGIASIDKGQYEGAEVLGLSKAQTFKLVVLPQVIKRVLPAIANEVITLVKDTALVYVLAITDLLRTAKIAANRDATLVPYALVGIVYLILVYGFTKLFDRVEKRLAYYE, from the coding sequence ATGTCTTCTTTACAGGCAGACAGTTCGTTTAATGAACTTTTACATTATATCAATAAGTTTATCCCCGCGGCGTTAGACGGACTTTATACAACATTTATAATTTTCATTATTACACTATTGATTTCAATTCCATTAGGGATTATTGTAGCTTTATGTAGGTTATCTACGTTTAAACCGCTAAGTAAGTTTACCGAGTTGTATATTTGGGTGATGAGAGGAACTCCTCTTCTTTTACAACTTATTTTTGTCTATTTTGGTTTACCCGAACTTGGAATTAAATTTAACCGACTAACTGCAGCATTGTTTGCGTTCTCATTAAATTATGCTGCATATTTTGCTGAAATTTTTAGAGCTGGAATTGCTTCTATTGATAAAGGTCAATATGAGGGCGCAGAAGTATTAGGATTAAGTAAGGCACAAACGTTTAAATTGGTTGTATTACCACAGGTTATTAAGCGTGTACTTCCTGCGATTGCAAATGAAGTCATTACCTTAGTTAAGGATACTGCACTTGTTTATGTACTAGCTATCACTGACTTATTAAGAACTGCTAAAATTGCTGCAAATCGTGATGCGACTTTAGTTCCTTATGCGCTTGTAGGCATAGTGTATTTGATACTTGTTTATGGTTTCACAAAATTATTTGACCGCGTTGAGAAGCGTTTGGCATACTATGAGTAG
- a CDS encoding ABC transporter permease — MFGLGVSVLEQGLIFGIMALGVYITYRILNFPDLSVDGTFTLGAFIVATLLINGVNPYLATIYASLGGMLAGLVTGILHVYLKITNLLSGILVMIGLYSLNLRISGKKPNMALFNVNTIYENYNKLIIIIIAVVLVKIVLDLFLKTNLGMVLRTTGDNPKLITSLGVDIGFMKLIGLMLSNGLVAFAGAMLAQQQRFVEIGMGMGTIVVGLAAVIIGETIFGQIRPLAFTSTVILGALVYKISQIVTYQLGFEASDFKLISALLIVTALGIHNRKDLFKIRNKRKNKKSSSQLKERGEIAC, encoded by the coding sequence ATGTTCGGTTTAGGAGTAAGTGTCTTAGAACAAGGACTTATATTCGGTATTATGGCTCTTGGTGTTTACATCACATATAGAATATTAAATTTCCCAGACTTATCAGTTGATGGTACGTTTACTCTTGGTGCCTTTATCGTTGCAACGTTATTAATAAACGGTGTGAATCCATACTTAGCAACAATCTATGCAAGTCTTGGTGGAATGCTAGCAGGTTTAGTTACGGGTATTTTACACGTTTATCTCAAGATAACCAACTTGTTATCTGGTATACTGGTTATGATCGGACTTTACTCTCTAAACCTACGCATTTCTGGTAAAAAACCTAATATGGCTTTATTTAATGTAAATACTATTTACGAGAACTATAATAAACTAATTATTATAATAATAGCAGTAGTGCTAGTTAAAATCGTATTAGATTTATTTCTGAAAACAAATCTAGGGATGGTACTTAGAACTACAGGTGATAATCCTAAGTTAATTACTTCTCTTGGAGTAGATATAGGATTTATGAAACTAATTGGACTGATGCTATCAAATGGATTAGTTGCATTTGCTGGTGCAATGCTGGCTCAGCAGCAACGTTTCGTGGAAATTGGAATGGGTATGGGTACAATCGTGGTAGGACTTGCTGCAGTTATTATTGGCGAAACAATATTTGGGCAAATTCGACCATTAGCCTTTACATCGACTGTTATACTAGGAGCATTAGTTTATAAAATATCTCAGATTGTTACCTATCAATTAGGTTTTGAAGCTAGTGATTTTAAACTAATATCTGCATTGTTAATTGTAACAGCACTTGGAATTCATAATCGCAAGGATTTATTTAAGATAAGAAACAAACGTAAGAATAAGAAAAGTTCCTCTCAACTTAAAGAGAGAGGAGAGATTGCATGTTAA
- a CDS encoding ABC transporter substrate-binding protein has product MVGFLKFFRVISIIVLTVVVLMGCQNGNSDDVIKIGITQIVEHPALDRNREGFIKGLESRGFIDGENIKIDVKNAQGDTASAQLIADTFVSNKVDLIMAIATPTAQAAKNATMDHDIPVVFSAVTDPLAAGLVNTMETPGENVTGTSDMTPISKQFELIKSLFPNKTKVGIIFNTGESNSQIQVDLAKSLADEKGLTIIEKGITSSNEIQDALISLLPDVDVLYVPTDNTVASAMPVVIEKATELNIPVIGSEKAHVESGALITEGIDYFELGFQTGLMAADILEGKDPKSISVETLENTSLVINLDTAQELNITIPDSFKERGELIESGE; this is encoded by the coding sequence ATGGTAGGATTTTTAAAGTTTTTCAGAGTTATAAGTATTATTGTTTTAACAGTAGTTGTGTTAATGGGGTGTCAAAATGGAAACAGTGATGATGTGATTAAGATTGGAATCACACAAATTGTTGAGCATCCTGCTCTTGATCGTAACCGTGAAGGGTTTATTAAAGGTCTTGAATCAAGAGGATTTATAGATGGTGAAAATATAAAGATAGATGTTAAAAATGCACAAGGTGATACGGCGAGTGCACAATTAATTGCCGATACCTTTGTTTCAAATAAAGTTGATTTGATCATGGCGATTGCGACACCTACTGCACAGGCAGCAAAGAACGCAACAATGGATCATGATATTCCAGTTGTATTTTCTGCAGTAACTGATCCATTAGCAGCGGGGTTAGTAAACACAATGGAAACGCCTGGTGAAAATGTTACCGGAACGAGTGATATGACACCAATCAGCAAACAATTTGAATTGATCAAGTCACTGTTTCCTAATAAAACTAAAGTTGGTATTATTTTTAACACTGGTGAATCAAATTCACAGATACAAGTTGATTTAGCAAAATCGTTAGCTGATGAAAAAGGATTAACAATTATTGAAAAAGGAATCACATCATCAAATGAAATTCAGGACGCTTTAATTAGCCTATTGCCTGATGTAGATGTCTTATACGTTCCTACTGACAATACCGTTGCATCAGCAATGCCTGTGGTAATAGAAAAAGCAACTGAATTAAATATACCGGTCATTGGATCTGAAAAGGCACATGTTGAATCGGGTGCGCTCATTACTGAAGGAATCGATTACTTTGAACTTGGATTTCAAACTGGTTTAATGGCAGCAGATATATTAGAGGGAAAGGACCCTAAGTCTATTTCGGTTGAAACATTAGAGAACACGTCTCTTGTAATTAACTTAGATACAGCACAAGAGTTGAATATTACAATTCCAGATTCATTTAAAGAACGTGGAGAATTAATCGAGAGTGGTGAGTAG